A region from the Desulfitobacterium dehalogenans ATCC 51507 genome encodes:
- the fabF gene encoding beta-ketoacyl-ACP synthase II, translating to MEKKRAVITGMGVVSPVGNNLEKFWDSLIGGQSGIDVVTRFDVGDMPTKVAAEIKDFEPTDWLDRKESRHMDRFTQLAMAAAKMAVQDSGLNLEQVNKERASCIVGTGVGGVATLEQQKEVLMNKGPGRISPFFVPMLISNMAAGHISIEFGFQGSSLSVVTACASATNAIGEAMRLIEHGYADVVVCGGTEAPIVPLAFAGFCAMKAMSTEKENPKEACRPFDARRSGFVMGEGAGILVLESLEHAQKRQARIYAEISGYGSTCDAYHITSPAPGGTGAIQSMKAALAGAKVLPEEVDYINAHGTGTQANDSAETAAIKALFGEAAQKVAISSTKSMTGHLLGAAGAIEAIACALTIKNGMIPPTMNYGEPDPDCDLDYVPNTARKKEVHVALSNTFGFGGHNATIVLKRF from the coding sequence ATGGAAAAGAAGCGAGCGGTTATTACAGGAATGGGAGTGGTTTCCCCGGTCGGGAATAACCTTGAAAAATTCTGGGACAGCTTAATTGGAGGACAATCAGGAATTGATGTTGTTACTCGCTTTGATGTGGGAGACATGCCCACCAAGGTGGCAGCCGAAATTAAGGATTTTGAACCTACGGATTGGTTGGATCGCAAAGAAAGCCGGCATATGGATCGCTTTACCCAATTGGCTATGGCTGCGGCTAAAATGGCCGTCCAGGATTCCGGGTTAAATCTGGAGCAAGTGAATAAGGAACGAGCCAGCTGCATTGTGGGAACCGGAGTGGGCGGGGTCGCGACCCTGGAACAACAGAAAGAGGTCCTCATGAATAAGGGGCCGGGGAGAATCAGTCCCTTCTTTGTTCCCATGCTGATCTCCAATATGGCAGCAGGTCATATTTCCATTGAATTTGGTTTCCAGGGTTCCAGCTTAAGCGTTGTCACGGCTTGTGCCTCGGCGACCAATGCTATCGGAGAGGCCATGCGTCTTATCGAGCATGGCTATGCCGATGTAGTTGTTTGCGGTGGAACGGAAGCGCCCATTGTCCCCTTGGCCTTTGCGGGTTTCTGTGCCATGAAGGCCATGTCCACAGAGAAGGAAAACCCCAAGGAAGCATGCCGTCCTTTCGATGCCAGAAGGTCGGGGTTTGTCATGGGTGAAGGAGCGGGAATCCTTGTGCTGGAGTCCCTTGAGCATGCCCAAAAGCGTCAGGCCAGGATTTATGCAGAGATTTCAGGATATGGAAGCACCTGCGATGCCTATCATATCACTTCCCCGGCACCGGGAGGAACAGGGGCCATCCAATCCATGAAGGCAGCTTTGGCAGGGGCCAAGGTATTGCCGGAAGAAGTGGATTATATCAATGCTCACGGCACGGGAACCCAGGCCAACGATTCTGCAGAAACAGCGGCTATTAAAGCTCTCTTTGGTGAAGCTGCTCAAAAAGTTGCCATCAGTTCCACCAAGTCTATGACAGGGCATCTCTTAGGAGCGGCTGGAGCTATCGAAGCCATTGCCTGCGCTTTGACGATTAAGAATGGTATGATTCCACCCACCATGAACTACGGGGAACCTGACCCGGATTGCGATTTAGATTATGTCCCGAATACCGCGCGGAAAAAAGAAGTTCACGTTGCTTTATCAAATACCTTTGGTTTTGGAGGACATAATGCTACAATTGTATTAAAACGTTTTTGA
- a CDS encoding NAD(P)H-dependent flavin oxidoreductase — MKIPELRLAHHIAKMPIIQGGMAVRVSMAPLAAAVAEEGGIGLIAGSGLSIEELKQEIREARKRTKGIIGVNIMFAVREFAQLVKAAFDEKIDLLVSGAGFSRDMFTWGQEAGVPVVPIVSSAKLARLSERLGAAAVIVEGNEAGGHLGTERSMREILPEVKEAVKIPVIGAGGVMDGNDVVEVLRLGADGVQMGTRFALSVESSAAPEWKQHLIDAQEEDIVILHSPVGLPGRGIRNPFTDALAEGKDVRRIGCDQCLKHCERNFCIMERLIKAQQGDMKEGLVFSGAHFSRIKEVLSVHEIFEDIREQILRA; from the coding sequence GTGAAGATTCCAGAACTGCGCCTTGCCCATCATATCGCCAAGATGCCCATTATTCAAGGAGGGATGGCCGTTAGAGTATCCATGGCTCCTTTGGCAGCGGCAGTTGCAGAGGAAGGCGGAATCGGTTTGATTGCCGGAAGCGGTTTAAGTATTGAGGAGTTAAAACAAGAAATCAGGGAAGCAAGGAAGCGCACGAAGGGGATTATCGGGGTTAATATTATGTTTGCAGTGCGTGAGTTTGCTCAGCTTGTCAAAGCAGCCTTTGATGAAAAGATTGATCTGCTGGTTTCCGGGGCGGGTTTCTCCCGGGATATGTTTACCTGGGGCCAGGAAGCGGGAGTTCCTGTGGTTCCCATCGTATCTTCAGCGAAGCTGGCACGCTTATCTGAAAGGCTCGGTGCAGCAGCGGTGATTGTGGAAGGAAATGAAGCAGGGGGACATTTAGGAACGGAACGCTCCATGCGGGAGATTCTCCCTGAAGTTAAGGAGGCCGTGAAGATCCCCGTCATTGGAGCGGGGGGAGTCATGGATGGCAACGATGTAGTGGAGGTTCTGCGCTTAGGGGCTGACGGAGTGCAAATGGGAACCCGCTTTGCTCTCAGTGTCGAGAGCAGTGCCGCTCCTGAATGGAAGCAGCATCTCATCGACGCTCAGGAAGAGGATATAGTCATCCTTCATAGCCCTGTGGGTTTGCCGGGACGGGGAATCCGCAATCCCTTTACGGATGCCTTGGCAGAAGGAAAGGATGTCCGGCGTATAGGCTGTGATCAATGTCTAAAGCATTGTGAGCGGAACTTTTGCATTATGGAGCGTTTAATCAAAGCTCAGCAAGGGGATATGAAAGAAGGTCTTGTGTTCTCAGGCGCCCATTTTTCCCGAATCAAAGAAGTTTTATCGGTTCATGAAATTTTTGAAGATATTCGTGAACAAATACTCCGGGCCTAA
- the acpP gene encoding acyl carrier protein produces MGVFDKVKSIVVDQLGVEEDEITLQTTFADLNADSLDIVELIMALEEEFDLDIPDEDAEKIRTVGDAVNYIKENQ; encoded by the coding sequence ATGGGCGTTTTTGACAAAGTGAAATCTATCGTAGTGGATCAACTTGGGGTAGAGGAAGATGAAATTACATTACAAACCACCTTCGCAGATCTGAATGCGGATTCTTTGGATATCGTTGAACTTATTATGGCTCTTGAAGAAGAATTTGATCTTGATATTCCGGATGAAGATGCGGAGAAAATTCGTACTGTAGGTGATGCAGTAAATTACATCAAGGAAAACCAATAA
- the fabG gene encoding 3-oxoacyl-[acyl-carrier-protein] reductase, with product MLLDNSVAIVTGGSRGIGRAIALELARAGAKVVVNYAGHGEKAEETLRLIQELGGEACAVQADVSKVEDVERLIQTTLKTYGKVDILVNNAGITRDTLLLRMKETDWDAVLDTNLKGVFLCTKAVSKSMMKQRSGVIINISSVVGISGNAGQANYSAAKAGIIGFTKSIARELGSRGIRVNAVAPGYISTDMTESLGEEVKDQVMTQIPLGRMGQPEDIAKTVVFLASPAASYITGQTLAVDGGMAM from the coding sequence ATGTTGCTGGATAATAGTGTAGCCATTGTCACGGGAGGAAGTCGCGGCATTGGACGTGCCATTGCCTTGGAACTGGCTCGTGCAGGGGCTAAAGTGGTGGTGAACTATGCCGGACATGGGGAAAAAGCAGAAGAGACCCTTCGTCTCATTCAGGAGTTGGGCGGAGAAGCTTGTGCGGTTCAGGCTGATGTAAGCAAGGTTGAAGATGTGGAACGACTGATTCAGACCACCCTTAAAACCTACGGAAAAGTCGATATCCTGGTCAATAATGCGGGAATTACCCGTGACACCTTGCTGCTGCGTATGAAGGAAACGGATTGGGATGCGGTCCTCGATACGAACCTCAAAGGAGTCTTCCTATGCACCAAGGCTGTCAGCAAGTCCATGATGAAGCAGCGATCCGGAGTCATTATCAATATCTCCTCAGTGGTAGGTATTAGCGGTAATGCAGGGCAAGCAAATTACTCTGCGGCAAAAGCAGGAATCATCGGCTTTACCAAATCCATTGCCAGAGAGTTGGGCTCCCGTGGGATTCGGGTTAATGCCGTAGCTCCGGGGTATATTTCTACAGATATGACGGAATCCTTAGGAGAAGAGGTCAAGGATCAGGTCATGACCCAGATTCCTCTGGGCAGAATGGGTCAACCTGAGGATATAGCCAAGACGGTAGTCTTTTTGGCTTCACCGGCAGCTTCATACATCACTGGGCAAACCCTAGCCGTAGATGGCGGCATGGCTATGTAA
- the fabD gene encoding ACP S-malonyltransferase, whose translation MAKIACIFPGQGSQYVGMGKELFATSWGKEVFETGQRVLGEEFIQILLEGPEEELKKTANTQPAILLTSVAAWRGLQEAGIRPDYFAGHSLGEYSAYVAAGSISLEDALKIVRRRGELMQAAVPEGKGAMAAVLGLENVKVEEACRKAREEGNWVVGAANYNSPGQVVISGESSGVQKACHYAKDLGAKRAMPLAVSGPFHSPLMEKAAKDLRPVLEAVNWREPSAPVISNIDAEEVKERRSIVESLVRQVSGAVLWEQSIRYLGEQGVDTFIELGPGKVLSGLVKKILPSVTLMNAEDLSSLEKLLAYLKESR comes from the coding sequence TTGGCCAAAATAGCATGCATTTTCCCTGGCCAAGGCTCCCAATATGTAGGAATGGGCAAAGAACTCTTTGCCACCTCTTGGGGGAAAGAAGTGTTTGAGACTGGACAGCGTGTTCTTGGGGAAGAATTTATACAGATCCTTCTCGAAGGGCCGGAAGAAGAATTGAAAAAAACCGCCAATACCCAGCCTGCTATCCTGCTGACCAGTGTGGCGGCCTGGCGGGGGCTACAGGAGGCAGGGATTCGCCCTGATTACTTTGCCGGTCATAGCTTGGGTGAGTATTCAGCTTACGTGGCGGCAGGGAGTATTTCCCTTGAAGATGCCTTAAAGATTGTGCGCCGCCGGGGAGAATTGATGCAGGCGGCGGTCCCTGAGGGCAAAGGAGCCATGGCGGCCGTTCTCGGCTTGGAGAATGTTAAGGTTGAGGAAGCATGTCGAAAGGCACGGGAGGAAGGAAATTGGGTCGTTGGAGCGGCTAATTATAATTCTCCGGGGCAGGTCGTGATCTCCGGAGAAAGTTCTGGGGTACAGAAAGCTTGTCACTATGCCAAAGACCTTGGGGCAAAACGGGCCATGCCTTTAGCGGTCAGCGGACCTTTTCACTCTCCTTTGATGGAGAAAGCTGCTAAGGATTTGCGCCCGGTACTTGAAGCCGTGAATTGGCGGGAACCCAGTGCTCCTGTGATCTCCAACATTGATGCGGAAGAGGTTAAGGAGAGAAGGAGTATTGTGGAGAGTCTGGTGAGACAAGTCAGCGGGGCGGTGCTTTGGGAGCAATCCATTCGCTACCTGGGAGAACAAGGAGTAGATACCTTTATTGAACTGGGTCCGGGGAAGGTTTTATCGGGACTGGTTAAGAAAATTCTCCCCAGTGTAACCCTGATGAATGCTGAAGATTTATCTTCTCTGGAAAAGCTACTTGCATATTTAAAGGAGAGTAGATAA
- the fabK gene encoding enoyl-[acyl-carrier-protein] reductase FabK has translation MIKTKICDLIGIEYPIFQGGMAWTATGELAAAVSEAGGLGIIGAGQAPADWLRQEIHKIKKVTGKPYGVNVMLMSPFVDDVMQVIVEERVPVITTGAGNPGKYIPMLKEVGTKIIPVVASVALAKRLEKAGVDALIAEGMESGGHIGEISTLPLVPQVVDAVSIPIVAAGGIYDGRGMVAALALGAEGVQMGTRFMCAEECTISPKVKEMILKAKDRDTVITGRSTGHPVRCLGNKLTREFEQLEKTGTAPDVLEKMGAGKLRLAMVEGDTQNGSVMSGQIAGAVHKIEPAADIVQDVMRGAERELARLSQRFGR, from the coding sequence GTGATAAAAACAAAAATTTGTGATCTCATCGGCATTGAGTATCCTATTTTTCAAGGAGGGATGGCTTGGACAGCCACAGGAGAACTTGCTGCGGCGGTGTCGGAAGCAGGGGGCTTAGGAATCATCGGCGCCGGGCAAGCTCCTGCAGATTGGCTGCGCCAGGAAATCCATAAGATTAAAAAGGTAACCGGCAAGCCTTATGGTGTCAATGTAATGCTCATGTCTCCTTTTGTAGATGATGTGATGCAAGTGATTGTGGAGGAGCGGGTTCCTGTCATTACTACGGGAGCGGGCAATCCAGGAAAATACATTCCCATGCTCAAAGAGGTGGGAACGAAAATAATCCCGGTAGTGGCTTCTGTGGCTTTGGCCAAACGCTTGGAAAAAGCGGGGGTCGATGCTCTGATCGCTGAAGGCATGGAATCCGGGGGCCATATTGGTGAGATCAGCACACTTCCTTTGGTACCTCAGGTGGTGGATGCCGTAAGTATTCCTATCGTTGCCGCCGGGGGAATTTACGACGGACGGGGAATGGTGGCGGCCTTAGCTCTAGGTGCAGAGGGGGTACAGATGGGAACCCGTTTCATGTGTGCGGAAGAGTGTACCATTTCCCCTAAGGTCAAAGAAATGATACTCAAGGCCAAGGATCGGGACACTGTCATTACAGGGCGCTCCACGGGCCACCCTGTCCGCTGCCTGGGCAATAAATTAACCCGGGAATTCGAGCAATTGGAAAAAACGGGAACGGCTCCGGACGTTCTGGAAAAAATGGGTGCAGGAAAGCTGCGCTTGGCCATGGTGGAAGGAGATACCCAGAACGGGTCCGTGATGTCCGGGCAAATCGCCGGAGCGGTTCATAAGATTGAACCGGCGGCTGATATTGTTCAGGATGTGATGCGGGGGGCTGAGCGGGAGCTCGCACGGCTCAGTCAGCGGTTTGGGAGATAG
- a CDS encoding beta-ketoacyl-ACP synthase III has translation MISVGIVGTGSYVPDKVLTNFDLEQMVDTNDEWIVSRTGIKERHIVDPETPVSELCYQAALRALEDAKLPPEELDLIIIATITPDFTFPATACIVAERLGAKKAAGFDMQAACTGFLYGVATAAQFIASGIYKNALVIGGETLSKILNWEDRGTCILFGDGAGAAVLQQVEEGYGFLGYDLGMDGSGGSLLAMPGGGSMHPASIETVEKKMHTIHMAGSEVFKFAVRVMGETALKALEKAGLGIGDVDCLIPHQANTRIVDSAIKRLGIDSKKVIVNLDRYGNMSAASIPVALDEAARSGRLNYGDIMVMVGFGGGLTWGAAVVKWSKRGV, from the coding sequence ATGATTAGTGTAGGAATCGTGGGCACAGGTTCATATGTACCCGACAAGGTTTTAACGAATTTTGATCTGGAACAAATGGTAGATACCAATGACGAATGGATTGTCAGCAGGACGGGGATTAAGGAACGGCATATCGTGGATCCTGAGACTCCGGTCTCTGAGCTTTGCTATCAGGCGGCATTGCGGGCCTTGGAGGATGCAAAACTACCTCCGGAAGAGCTGGATTTAATTATCATCGCTACCATAACTCCAGATTTTACTTTTCCGGCTACAGCCTGTATTGTTGCTGAACGTCTCGGAGCAAAAAAGGCTGCAGGCTTTGACATGCAGGCTGCCTGTACGGGATTTTTGTACGGAGTAGCTACTGCCGCTCAATTTATTGCTTCCGGTATCTATAAAAATGCCCTGGTGATTGGCGGCGAAACCTTAAGCAAGATTTTGAACTGGGAAGACCGGGGAACCTGCATCCTGTTTGGGGACGGAGCCGGTGCGGCAGTTTTGCAGCAAGTGGAAGAGGGTTATGGATTCTTAGGCTATGATCTGGGTATGGATGGTTCGGGGGGCAGCCTTTTAGCTATGCCGGGAGGTGGCTCCATGCACCCTGCCTCCATAGAAACAGTGGAAAAGAAAATGCATACCATCCATATGGCTGGAAGTGAAGTGTTCAAATTTGCCGTCCGCGTTATGGGTGAGACCGCTTTAAAAGCTCTGGAAAAAGCAGGTTTAGGGATCGGGGATGTGGATTGCCTTATTCCTCATCAGGCCAATACCCGCATTGTGGATTCGGCAATCAAACGCCTGGGTATTGATTCTAAGAAAGTGATTGTCAATCTGGACAGATATGGGAATATGTCCGCGGCTTCGATTCCTGTGGCCCTGGATGAAGCGGCACGGAGCGGACGTTTAAACTATGGAGATATTATGGTAATGGTGGGCTTTGGCGGAGGACTAACCTGGGGAGCCGCCGTAGTCAAGTGGTCCAAGAGAGGGGTTTAG
- the plsX gene encoding phosphate acyltransferase PlsX — MRIAVDAMGGDHAPGEIVKGALRSIEYFDIEIILVGQPELIKEFLPQGELPAKVRIKEAAEVVGMDEHPAQAVRRKKDSSIVVATRLVKEGEADALVSAGSTGAQMAASLLGLGRIKGIDRPAIVTVLPTLEGGKLLLDVGANPDAKPEHLLQYAMMGSIYAESILGIENPKVGLLNIGTEETKGNELTQAAYPLLQKAPLNFIGNVEGRAIPYGQAADVVVCEGFVGNVVLKTTEGLAGALFQLIKEKITSTPLRKLGALAIKPGLKEIAKMMDYAEYGGAPLLGVNGISIISHGSSNEKAIFNAIRVAKECIESGFIEEIRKELPRFTVPQE; from the coding sequence ATAAGAATCGCTGTAGACGCCATGGGAGGGGATCATGCCCCGGGAGAGATTGTCAAAGGAGCATTGCGAAGTATAGAATATTTTGATATAGAGATCATTTTAGTCGGGCAACCTGAGCTTATCAAGGAATTTCTGCCTCAGGGTGAATTGCCGGCTAAGGTGCGCATCAAGGAAGCCGCTGAGGTGGTAGGAATGGATGAGCATCCGGCTCAAGCCGTGCGCAGAAAAAAGGATTCCTCCATCGTTGTGGCCACCCGTTTAGTGAAAGAGGGAGAAGCTGATGCTTTGGTGAGTGCAGGAAGCACAGGGGCGCAAATGGCGGCGTCCTTACTTGGTTTGGGCCGCATCAAAGGGATTGATCGACCGGCCATCGTGACCGTGCTGCCTACATTAGAAGGAGGAAAGCTCCTGCTTGATGTGGGGGCCAATCCCGACGCCAAACCGGAACATCTCCTCCAGTACGCTATGATGGGAAGCATTTATGCGGAGAGCATCCTGGGTATCGAAAATCCCAAAGTGGGGCTTTTAAATATTGGAACGGAAGAGACCAAAGGGAATGAACTGACCCAAGCCGCCTATCCCCTCCTCCAAAAAGCTCCCTTAAATTTTATCGGGAATGTGGAAGGCCGGGCTATACCTTACGGTCAGGCGGCGGATGTGGTAGTCTGCGAAGGATTCGTTGGGAATGTGGTATTAAAGACCACCGAAGGATTGGCTGGAGCGCTCTTTCAACTGATTAAAGAGAAAATAACCTCCACACCCCTGCGTAAACTGGGGGCTTTGGCCATTAAACCCGGGTTAAAAGAAATCGCCAAAATGATGGATTATGCGGAATATGGAGGGGCCCCCCTGCTTGGAGTTAATGGCATCAGCATTATTTCCCATGGCAGTTCTAACGAGAAGGCCATATTTAATGCTATCCGCGTAGCTAAAGAATGTATTGAGAGCGGTTTTATTGAGGAGATCAGGAAAGAATTGCCACGATTTACCGTCCCACAGGAGTAG
- the fapR gene encoding transcription factor FapR, translating to MTRHHKHERHQALREEIEKNPFSTDEELARHFGVSVSTIRLDRTELNIPELRERTRAVAHEAYDTLKSLGEAELVGELRELHIGESGSTLLKIEESMVLSKARVTRGHHLFAQANSLAIALVDAEIVVTGSVDMKFLRPVRYGEMVLAEGKVLRSKGNKYWVEITSHVNQDIVLTGTWVVFAVEKPLEV from the coding sequence ATGACAAGACATCATAAACATGAACGCCATCAAGCGTTACGAGAGGAAATTGAAAAGAATCCATTTTCTACAGATGAAGAGCTTGCCAGGCATTTTGGGGTAAGCGTCTCCACAATTCGTTTGGACCGGACGGAACTCAATATCCCTGAGCTTCGGGAACGGACTCGCGCTGTCGCTCATGAAGCTTATGACACCCTAAAGTCTTTAGGAGAAGCTGAGCTGGTTGGGGAGCTCCGGGAGCTTCATATTGGAGAATCTGGTTCCACCCTACTTAAGATTGAAGAATCCATGGTTTTAAGCAAAGCACGAGTCACTCGGGGACATCATTTGTTTGCTCAGGCCAATTCCCTGGCTATTGCCCTTGTGGATGCAGAGATTGTGGTCACAGGAAGCGTGGATATGAAGTTTTTACGTCCAGTTCGTTATGGAGAAATGGTCTTGGCTGAGGGAAAAGTCCTGCGGAGCAAAGGGAATAAGTACTGGGTTGAGATTACATCCCATGTGAACCAAGACATTGTTTTGACCGGGACTTGGGTAGTTTTTGCCGTCGAAAAGCCCTTGGAAGTGTAA
- the rpmF gene encoding 50S ribosomal protein L32 — protein MGVAQHRQSKSRVRKRRAMWKLTAPNHIECPQCHKPKMPHHVCPSCGFYKAKEVISMGE, from the coding sequence ATGGGTGTTGCTCAACATCGCCAATCCAAATCCAGAGTACGTAAACGCCGGGCTATGTGGAAGTTAACTGCACCAAACCACATCGAATGCCCCCAATGCCATAAACCTAAAATGCCTCATCATGTTTGCCCAAGCTGCGGTTTTTATAAAGCCAAAGAAGTTATTTCCATGGGTGAATAA
- a CDS encoding YceD family protein, with translation MNINVAQIRRDENGTAHFDLKEDFSAFESELEGVDFVAPVHVQLQVNNTGKSLVVNGSIETEIKAQCGCCLEPFHYQIHQDYEDEWVFAPQATEEQLETALIFHKDEIELTEHILEQIVLALPMRFICSSECKGLCPVCGANLNVKSCECIQDNIDPRFAALANWSRED, from the coding sequence GTGAATATTAATGTCGCTCAAATTCGCCGTGATGAAAATGGAACTGCTCATTTTGATTTAAAGGAAGATTTTTCGGCCTTTGAATCTGAACTTGAGGGGGTGGATTTTGTCGCTCCTGTACACGTTCAACTTCAGGTGAACAACACGGGGAAATCTTTGGTTGTTAATGGGTCGATTGAGACTGAGATTAAGGCTCAGTGTGGCTGCTGTCTCGAACCTTTTCACTATCAGATCCATCAGGATTATGAGGATGAATGGGTCTTCGCTCCCCAAGCTACGGAAGAGCAATTGGAGACGGCGCTGATTTTCCATAAGGATGAGATCGAACTCACAGAGCATATTCTTGAGCAAATCGTGTTGGCCTTGCCAATGAGGTTTATCTGTTCTTCCGAGTGTAAAGGGTTGTGTCCTGTTTGCGGTGCGAATCTTAATGTAAAATCTTGCGAGTGTATCCAGGATAACATTGATCCGCGTTTTGCTGCACTGGCCAACTGGTCTCGTGAAGATTGA
- a CDS encoding acetate kinase: MKILVINCGSSSLKYQLLDMDTQTPIAKGLVERIGLPGAVLTHRPADGEKEIITAEIPNHTVAIQMVLDALVNPEYGVVKSLEEIGSVGHRVVHGGEKFASSVLITDEVMQALEECIELAPLHNPPNIAGIEACQKLMPGVPQVAVFDTAFHQTMPPHAYLYGLPYELYEKYKIRKYGFHGTSHKYVSQRAAKLLNRPVEGLNLISCHLGNGSSITAIKDGKSIETSMGFTPLEGLMMGTRSGDLDPAIVSFIQQKENLSSDEVNDFLNKKCGVLGLSGVSSDFRDIEQARDQGNYRAALALDVFAHDVKKYIGSYAAVLGGVDAIIFTAGLGENSAEMREAVVDGLQYLGAKLDLEKNKVRGQETDISTPEATCRVLVIPTNEELMIALDTLDIVKKG, translated from the coding sequence GTGAAGATTCTTGTTATTAACTGTGGGAGTTCCTCGCTGAAATATCAATTATTGGACATGGATACTCAAACACCGATCGCAAAAGGTTTAGTGGAGCGGATCGGACTTCCGGGTGCAGTGCTGACACACCGTCCGGCTGATGGGGAAAAAGAAATCATCACTGCGGAAATTCCTAATCATACGGTAGCTATTCAAATGGTTCTGGATGCCTTAGTGAATCCTGAATATGGGGTAGTGAAAAGTCTTGAGGAAATCGGTTCCGTGGGTCACCGTGTGGTTCATGGCGGTGAAAAATTTGCCAGTTCCGTATTGATTACGGATGAAGTCATGCAAGCTCTCGAAGAGTGCATCGAATTGGCACCTCTTCACAATCCCCCCAATATTGCAGGAATTGAGGCCTGTCAAAAATTAATGCCGGGAGTGCCTCAAGTGGCAGTCTTTGATACTGCCTTTCACCAAACCATGCCCCCTCATGCCTACCTCTACGGATTGCCCTATGAACTTTATGAAAAGTACAAAATCCGTAAATATGGTTTTCATGGGACTTCACATAAATATGTAAGTCAACGGGCAGCAAAACTCCTCAATCGTCCAGTTGAAGGTTTGAATCTGATTAGCTGTCACTTAGGTAACGGATCTTCTATTACCGCTATTAAAGATGGTAAATCCATTGAAACTTCTATGGGTTTTACCCCTTTGGAAGGCTTAATGATGGGGACTCGCTCCGGGGACTTAGATCCGGCCATTGTTTCCTTCATCCAACAAAAAGAAAACTTGTCATCAGATGAAGTCAACGATTTCCTGAATAAGAAATGCGGAGTGCTTGGTCTTTCCGGAGTGAGCAGTGATTTTAGAGATATTGAACAAGCTCGTGATCAAGGAAACTACCGTGCCGCCTTAGCGCTTGATGTCTTTGCTCATGATGTGAAAAAATATATCGGCTCCTATGCGGCCGTCTTAGGTGGGGTAGACGCCATTATCTTTACTGCCGGTTTAGGTGAAAATTCCGCGGAGATGCGGGAAGCAGTCGTGGATGGCCTTCAATACCTCGGTGCCAAACTGGATCTGGAAAAGAATAAAGTCCGTGGGCAAGAAACTGATATTTCCACACCTGAGGCAACCTGTCGTGTACTCGTCATTCCTACGAATGAAGAGCTGATGATTGCTTTGGACACTTTGGATATTGTTAAGAAGGGGTAA
- a CDS encoding patatin-like phospholipase family protein: MAKGLVLGAGGARGLAHLGFLQVLEEESVKVDYIVGCSIGAVFGALWAAGTDLYRLEQLITYQGFSKMLLDLSVSRDGLIKGEKILEAMRLLTKNLTFEELKTPLAIVATDIETGEGIVFREGSIAHAVRASISIPGVFKPYPYQGRLFVDGAVKNRLPIQVVKDMGAEKVLAVDVKKGLSTKLNTAMDVMLQALEILEEEAFSTQKEKADVLIQPEVGHIGVLQFDLAAEAIALGRTAAKSKLFEIVRNFH; encoded by the coding sequence ATGGCCAAAGGCTTAGTTCTGGGAGCAGGAGGAGCACGGGGGTTGGCGCACCTGGGTTTTTTGCAGGTGCTGGAAGAAGAATCCGTCAAGGTAGATTATATCGTGGGGTGCAGCATCGGTGCTGTATTTGGCGCCCTTTGGGCAGCGGGGACGGATCTCTACCGGTTGGAGCAGCTCATTACTTACCAGGGTTTTAGTAAGATGCTTTTGGATCTTTCCGTATCTCGGGATGGCCTCATTAAAGGAGAAAAAATCCTTGAGGCTATGCGCCTTTTAACCAAGAACCTAACCTTTGAAGAGCTGAAGACTCCCTTGGCTATTGTCGCTACGGATATTGAAACAGGGGAAGGGATTGTTTTTAGGGAAGGCAGTATAGCTCATGCTGTGCGGGCCAGCATCTCCATTCCTGGTGTCTTCAAACCTTATCCCTATCAAGGTCGGCTCTTTGTGGATGGGGCTGTAAAAAACCGTTTGCCCATTCAAGTGGTTAAGGACATGGGAGCAGAGAAAGTATTGGCAGTGGATGTAAAGAAGGGGCTTTCCACGAAGCTTAATACGGCAATGGATGTCATGCTGCAAGCTCTTGAAATCTTAGAGGAAGAGGCTTTCAGCACTCAAAAAGAAAAGGCTGATGTACTGATACAGCCCGAAGTCGGCCATATAGGCGTTTTGCAATTTGATTTGGCCGCAGAGGCCATTGCCTTGGGAAGAACTGCAGCAAAGTCGAAACTTTTTGAAATTGTTCGAAATTTCCACTGA